One Lacunisphaera limnophila DNA window includes the following coding sequences:
- a CDS encoding AsmA-like C-terminal region-containing protein, whose protein sequence is MSPAPTHSWFKTGLHFCGSCVVTLLCWTLWIGLGALLVLLLYIALAKELPVPDYVLRRTEVELARSGLILKFGRARFDPTGKVLLEDVRVHTTAFEDPLLTCRLLYVRHDFWSLLSGQTTPAEIQIEGAALLLPAILAPGGTAEPLVRDLALTLRHHDHRWRVVQAAGRVGPLALTVQGEFTPPRRGAAAPALDGLAGQYLQAARRLAPVMDRLNAFADPALAVQLDTDAAGANRATVLFTATGAVRPWDQPFTAGLVAAGTSLPLGGAASRPLTVQLAIRHLTGPREVTAHTLRATLQAEVSPARFTGRALSLEVAAGSVTSPEGTLAGPVIHADLAAWPVLRTTLATRIEGEFLAAEVEAGLTEKSARIHASGRGDPAFINRTLARHTPRAAPFFVFGDTVSFAADAVLAPGWRFTGLTAWADAGRIDSRGVLISSARGRIDIAGTRFVASEARVAMGENHARGSYEMDFITTDYRMLLRGALRPVAISGWFRGDWWPAFWDRYFNFAGGPPTAEVDVQGRWKKPLLSTNFIRAQASRATVWGGDFEAMDATVFVRPSFTHGLAVQATRAGGTEHLAGSFQRVGVPGTRETARFAFDFTTDADPAVLGRMLEGRADDVLASLRFTRPPSVHAWGAIAAGVPEYHFTGRVADPFHYYGFPLEAAQVQGAVSGSDVQITNVSFSAGGGTGAGKATLSGPSGARRLGFDLFLNQANLSRTVRAVQEYEANRTGIPAPETEAKFVKQAANSRLDVALSALGDPVDLASFKGSGHAALTGAELGEINLFGVLSQVLSTFSLSFSSLKLDAARTNFDLLNGELLFPNFKVTGPSAAIDGRGKYTFATSALDFSARFRPYEEPGSLLAAAVSLVMNPLTSILELQLTGQLADPKWSVVVSTGTDPSKPSAPAPAPTAATPAPDAAPVR, encoded by the coding sequence ATGTCCCCCGCGCCCACCCACTCCTGGTTCAAGACGGGCCTGCATTTCTGCGGCTCGTGCGTGGTCACGTTGCTCTGCTGGACGCTGTGGATCGGCCTCGGCGCGCTGCTGGTCCTGCTACTCTACATCGCCCTCGCGAAGGAACTGCCGGTCCCGGACTATGTCCTGCGCCGGACCGAGGTCGAACTCGCGCGCTCCGGCCTGATCCTGAAGTTTGGCCGGGCCCGCTTCGACCCCACCGGCAAGGTCCTGCTCGAGGATGTCCGGGTCCACACCACTGCGTTTGAGGATCCCCTGCTCACCTGCCGGCTGCTCTACGTGCGCCACGATTTCTGGTCCCTCCTCTCCGGCCAGACGACGCCCGCCGAAATCCAGATCGAGGGCGCGGCGCTGCTGCTGCCGGCCATCCTCGCGCCGGGCGGCACCGCCGAGCCGCTGGTGCGCGATCTCGCCCTCACCCTCCGGCACCACGACCACCGCTGGCGGGTGGTCCAGGCCGCGGGTCGCGTGGGGCCGCTGGCGCTCACCGTCCAAGGCGAATTCACCCCGCCCCGGCGGGGCGCGGCCGCCCCCGCCCTCGACGGTCTGGCCGGCCAATACCTGCAGGCCGCGCGTCGCCTGGCTCCCGTCATGGACCGGCTCAATGCCTTTGCGGATCCCGCCCTCGCCGTGCAGCTCGACACCGACGCCGCCGGCGCCAACCGCGCCACCGTGCTCTTCACCGCCACCGGCGCAGTCCGGCCGTGGGACCAACCCTTCACCGCCGGCCTGGTGGCCGCCGGCACCTCCTTGCCGCTCGGGGGCGCCGCCAGCCGGCCGCTGACCGTGCAGCTCGCGATCCGCCACCTCACCGGGCCGCGCGAGGTCACCGCCCACACCCTCCGCGCCACGCTCCAGGCCGAGGTGTCGCCGGCCCGCTTCACCGGCCGCGCCCTCTCCCTGGAGGTGGCCGCCGGATCCGTCACCTCCCCCGAGGGCACGCTCGCCGGTCCGGTCATCCACGCCGATCTCGCCGCCTGGCCGGTGTTGCGCACCACCCTGGCGACCCGGATCGAGGGCGAGTTTCTCGCGGCCGAGGTCGAGGCCGGTCTGACGGAAAAGTCCGCCCGCATCCACGCGAGCGGTCGCGGTGATCCCGCCTTCATCAACCGCACCCTCGCCCGCCATACCCCGCGCGCCGCGCCTTTCTTCGTCTTCGGGGATACCGTGTCGTTTGCCGCCGACGCCGTGCTCGCCCCCGGCTGGCGCTTTACCGGCCTCACCGCCTGGGCGGACGCCGGGCGCATCGACTCCCGCGGGGTCCTCATCTCCTCCGCCCGCGGCCGGATCGACATCGCCGGCACCCGCTTCGTGGCGAGTGAGGCCCGGGTCGCGATGGGGGAAAATCACGCCCGCGGTTCCTATGAGATGGATTTCATCACGACCGACTACCGCATGCTGCTCCGGGGCGCGCTGCGGCCCGTCGCCATCAGCGGCTGGTTCCGCGGCGACTGGTGGCCCGCTTTCTGGGACCGCTATTTCAACTTCGCCGGCGGACCGCCCACCGCGGAAGTGGACGTGCAGGGACGCTGGAAAAAACCGCTGCTGAGCACCAACTTCATCCGCGCCCAGGCGAGCCGGGCCACGGTGTGGGGCGGCGATTTCGAGGCGATGGACGCCACCGTGTTCGTGCGGCCCTCGTTCACGCACGGCCTCGCCGTCCAGGCCACCCGCGCCGGTGGCACCGAGCACCTCGCCGGCAGCTTCCAGCGGGTCGGCGTGCCCGGCACCCGCGAGACCGCCCGCTTCGCCTTCGACTTCACCACCGACGCCGATCCCGCCGTCCTCGGCCGCATGCTCGAGGGCCGGGCCGACGACGTGCTGGCCTCGCTCCGTTTCACGCGCCCGCCGTCGGTCCACGCCTGGGGCGCCATCGCCGCCGGCGTGCCGGAATACCACTTCACCGGCCGGGTGGCCGACCCCTTTCACTATTACGGCTTCCCGCTCGAGGCGGCCCAGGTGCAGGGCGCGGTGAGCGGCTCCGATGTCCAGATCACCAATGTCTCCTTCTCCGCCGGCGGCGGCACGGGGGCCGGCAAGGCCACCCTGAGCGGTCCGTCTGGGGCGCGCCGCCTCGGCTTCGATCTGTTCCTCAACCAGGCGAACCTGTCGCGCACGGTCCGCGCCGTCCAGGAGTACGAGGCCAACCGCACCGGTATACCCGCCCCGGAAACCGAGGCGAAATTCGTCAAGCAGGCCGCCAACAGCCGCCTCGACGTCGCTCTCTCCGCCCTGGGCGACCCGGTCGACCTGGCCAGCTTCAAGGGCTCCGGCCACGCCGCGCTCACGGGCGCCGAACTCGGCGAGATCAACCTCTTCGGCGTGCTCTCCCAGGTGCTCAGCACCTTCTCCCTCAGCTTCTCGTCGCTCAAGCTCGACGCCGCCCGCACCAACTTCGATCTGCTGAATGGCGAATTGCTCTTCCCCAACTTCAAGGTCACCGGCCCCAGCGCCGCGATCGACGGGCGCGGCAAGTACACCTTTGCCACCAGCGCCCTGGATTTCTCCGCCCGTTTCCGCCCCTACGAGGAACCCGGCAGCCTGCTCGCCGCCGCCGTCAGCCTCGTGATGAATCCGCTGACCAGCATCCTCGAGCTGCAACTCACGGGCCAGTTGGCGGATCCCAAATGGTCGGTGGTGGTCAGCACCGGCACGGATCCTTCCAAGCCCTCGGCTCCGGCCCCCGCCCCCACGGCCGCCACCCCGGCGCCTGACGCGGCTCCAGTCAGGTAA
- a CDS encoding response regulator, which yields MPSTSSRPQPSPLPYGTLAPFGLLALGGLLILTAWWTGQVNLVQPRPYDAALPANAAACLLLIGLAQCAFSLQWRRTGLSLGSLASLLGLVTLLQDTLGLDWGVDNLLTHHEVLVAGPGVARMPAALALVCTLSGLLVTWLAARPKQEKLPVLLGLLGSLVLAYAITGLLAYRNGLNAVAAWQEYARLGPHSALLLLLLGSALILLAARAQPAAGIGPRWLWLPVTVCGITLTLTFWVSLRQRELSYLHSTTQLTMDYIAALFSREAEGQIGALSRLARRTGTPAGSEQETWQRDAAELVKSFPGYRSIQLTDSLLLTRWYWPLAGNEDAPSYDHGSDPLRRAALKAAHQRAAPAVAAPLEQPGRAPTFAVYLPVVASGGPEGFIVGEFYYDRFFESIDRRLTLSARYQTTVAVEPPGNRLDEAAAVPVYQTAAGQDQPDPRLRRTAHYEIYEQQLIITLTPRPGFVGANRPYLPELTLFFGVGVSILLGLVTNLAQTALRRQRAAETTSRQLRLENEERRRIEARLKTADERLNLAFESTQAGVFEWDVESDQVYCTPSVWKMIGADPADMPATGTGWLNLLHPDDRPAVRAVIDAHFRHETPLIEIEHCVHLRSGDWLWIAFRAKCTSFSAARHPRRVLGTVHNINARKRADEALRLSQAESRKLSLVASKTDNAVVISDATGHIEWVNESFTRLTGRPLADAVRRPLLEHIAGTDEDPAAPDRLMAALAAGTALSTDAVQLTADGGRVHIHLELQPVIGDEGFLENFIAISTNISARIETEHQLRRAKEEADAASRAKSEFLASMSHEIRTPMNGVIGMTSLLLDTDLNAEQRDYVSTIRTSGDALLSIINEILDFSKIESGRMELEHQPFELAQCVEEAVDIFSAQAAAKNIELAYFLDPAVPPCILGDITRLRQVLVNLMNNAIKFTPSGFVTIEVGVIADNPANPAAGNLLIDFYVSDTGIGIPADRQHLLFQPFSQVDSSTTRKFGGTGLGLAICHRLCEMMGGSIDVESVPGQGSRFHFCIQTTAVPITDGNTPPLFPPLPATGAVLAVDDHPVNRTALRHLLEGWALRPLLAATPDEAMSVIRDQPLAAAIVDQDLAGVSGVSLIPRLRALQPNLPIIMLVPAHGSPKRDESFDSLVFRLPKPIKPYPLHDALRRATQAAGAGVTAGASDLAGTAIRLAEAIPLSILLVEDNPVNQKVALGYLARLGYQPDAVSNGREAVEAVTSRPFDLVFMDLQMPVMDGLEATRAMRAALPPDRLPLIVALTANAMPGDRETCLAAGMNDYLSKPVKIEELQTMIQRHFGHRTG from the coding sequence ATGCCGTCCACTTCGAGCCGCCCCCAGCCCTCCCCGCTTCCTTACGGCACCCTGGCTCCCTTCGGCCTGCTCGCCCTCGGCGGCCTCCTGATCCTCACGGCATGGTGGACCGGCCAGGTTAATCTCGTCCAGCCCCGGCCCTACGACGCTGCGCTGCCGGCCAACGCCGCGGCCTGCCTGCTGCTCATCGGGCTGGCGCAATGCGCCTTCAGCTTGCAGTGGCGGCGCACCGGCCTGTCCCTCGGCTCCCTCGCCAGCCTGCTGGGCCTCGTCACGCTGCTCCAGGATACCCTCGGTCTCGACTGGGGCGTGGACAACCTCCTGACCCATCATGAGGTGCTCGTCGCCGGTCCGGGTGTGGCCCGCATGCCCGCCGCCCTGGCCCTGGTCTGCACCCTCTCCGGCCTGCTGGTAACCTGGCTCGCCGCGCGCCCGAAACAGGAAAAACTGCCGGTCCTGCTCGGTCTGCTCGGCTCCCTCGTCCTGGCGTATGCCATCACCGGCCTCCTCGCCTATCGCAACGGCCTGAACGCCGTGGCCGCCTGGCAGGAATATGCCCGCCTTGGCCCCCACTCCGCTCTCCTGCTCCTGCTGCTCGGCTCCGCCCTCATCCTCCTCGCCGCCCGGGCCCAACCCGCCGCCGGGATCGGTCCGCGCTGGCTCTGGCTGCCGGTCACGGTCTGCGGCATCACCCTCACCCTCACGTTCTGGGTCAGCCTCCGGCAGCGCGAGCTCAGTTACCTCCACAGCACCACGCAACTGACCATGGATTACATCGCGGCGCTCTTCAGCCGCGAGGCCGAGGGCCAGATCGGCGCGCTCAGCCGCCTCGCGCGCCGCACCGGCACCCCCGCCGGCTCGGAACAGGAGACCTGGCAACGCGATGCCGCCGAGCTCGTCAAATCCTTCCCCGGCTACCGCTCCATCCAGCTGACCGACAGCCTCCTCCTCACCCGGTGGTACTGGCCGCTCGCCGGCAACGAGGACGCCCCCTCGTACGACCATGGCTCCGATCCGCTCCGCCGCGCCGCCCTCAAGGCCGCGCACCAGCGGGCCGCGCCCGCCGTCGCCGCCCCGCTCGAGCAGCCCGGCCGGGCCCCCACCTTTGCCGTCTATCTCCCGGTGGTCGCCTCCGGCGGCCCGGAGGGATTCATCGTGGGCGAATTCTACTACGACCGTTTCTTCGAGAGCATCGACCGCCGGCTCACGCTCTCGGCCCGCTACCAGACCACCGTGGCCGTGGAACCGCCCGGCAACCGGCTCGACGAAGCCGCCGCGGTGCCCGTCTACCAGACCGCCGCCGGCCAGGACCAACCGGACCCCCGTCTGCGCCGCACCGCTCACTACGAGATCTACGAACAACAGCTCATCATCACCCTCACCCCCCGGCCCGGCTTCGTCGGCGCCAACCGCCCGTACCTGCCCGAGCTCACGCTCTTCTTCGGCGTCGGCGTCAGCATCCTCCTCGGCTTGGTCACCAACCTCGCCCAGACCGCCCTCCGCCGGCAGCGCGCCGCCGAGACCACCAGCCGCCAGCTCCGCCTGGAAAACGAGGAACGCCGCCGCATCGAGGCCCGCCTCAAGACCGCCGACGAACGCCTCAACCTCGCCTTCGAATCCACCCAGGCCGGCGTCTTCGAGTGGGATGTCGAGAGCGACCAGGTCTACTGCACCCCCAGCGTGTGGAAGATGATCGGCGCCGACCCGGCCGACATGCCGGCCACCGGCACCGGCTGGCTCAACCTCCTCCACCCCGACGACCGCCCCGCCGTCCGCGCCGTCATCGACGCCCACTTCCGCCACGAGACCCCGCTGATCGAGATCGAGCACTGCGTCCACCTCCGCTCCGGCGACTGGCTCTGGATCGCCTTCCGCGCCAAGTGCACCTCCTTCTCCGCCGCCCGCCACCCGCGCCGCGTCCTCGGCACCGTCCATAACATCAACGCGCGCAAGCGCGCCGACGAGGCCCTCCGCCTCAGCCAGGCCGAGTCCCGCAAGCTCTCCCTCGTCGCCAGCAAGACTGACAACGCCGTCGTCATCTCTGACGCCACCGGCCACATCGAGTGGGTCAACGAGAGTTTCACGCGCCTCACCGGCCGCCCCCTCGCCGACGCCGTCCGCCGCCCCCTCCTCGAGCACATCGCCGGCACCGACGAGGACCCCGCCGCCCCCGACCGCCTCATGGCCGCCCTCGCCGCGGGCACCGCCCTCTCCACCGACGCCGTCCAGCTCACCGCCGACGGCGGCCGCGTCCACATCCACCTCGAGCTCCAGCCCGTCATCGGCGACGAGGGCTTCCTCGAGAACTTCATCGCCATCTCCACCAACATCAGCGCGCGCATCGAGACCGAGCACCAGCTCCGCCGCGCCAAGGAAGAGGCCGACGCCGCCTCGCGCGCCAAGTCCGAGTTTCTCGCGTCCATGTCGCACGAGATCCGCACGCCGATGAACGGCGTCATCGGCATGACCAGCCTGCTGCTCGACACCGACCTCAACGCCGAGCAGCGCGACTACGTCAGCACCATCCGCACCAGCGGCGACGCCCTCCTCTCCATCATCAACGAGATCCTCGACTTCTCCAAGATCGAGTCCGGCCGCATGGAGCTCGAGCACCAGCCGTTCGAGCTCGCCCAGTGCGTCGAGGAGGCCGTCGATATCTTCTCGGCCCAGGCCGCCGCCAAGAACATTGAACTCGCCTACTTCCTCGATCCCGCCGTGCCGCCCTGCATCCTAGGCGACATCACCCGCCTCCGCCAGGTGCTGGTGAACCTGATGAACAACGCCATCAAGTTCACCCCGTCGGGTTTCGTCACCATCGAGGTCGGCGTCATCGCCGACAACCCGGCCAACCCCGCCGCGGGCAACCTGCTCATCGATTTCTACGTCAGCGACACCGGCATCGGCATCCCGGCCGACCGGCAGCACCTGCTCTTCCAGCCCTTCAGCCAGGTCGACTCCTCCACCACCCGCAAGTTCGGCGGCACCGGGCTCGGTCTCGCGATCTGCCACCGCCTCTGCGAGATGATGGGCGGCTCGATCGACGTGGAGAGCGTGCCCGGCCAGGGCTCGCGCTTCCACTTCTGCATCCAGACCACCGCGGTGCCCATCACCGATGGCAACACGCCCCCCCTCTTTCCCCCGCTGCCGGCCACCGGCGCGGTCCTCGCGGTCGATGATCACCCGGTGAACCGCACCGCCCTCCGCCACCTGCTCGAGGGCTGGGCGCTTCGCCCGCTCCTCGCCGCCACCCCGGACGAGGCCATGAGCGTCATTCGCGACCAACCCCTGGCCGCCGCCATCGTGGACCAGGACCTGGCCGGCGTCTCCGGGGTCAGCCTCATCCCCCGTCTCCGCGCCCTGCAGCCCAACCTGCCGATCATCATGCTGGTGCCCGCCCACGGCAGCCCCAAACGCGACGAGAGCTTTGACTCCCTGGTCTTCCGCCTGCCCAAGCCCATCAAGCCCTACCCGCTGCACGACGCGCTCCGTCGTGCCACCCAGGCTGCCGGGGCTGGCGTCACGGCCGGCGCCTCCGACCTCGCCGGCACCGCCATCCGCCTCGCCGAGGCCATCCCGCTCTCGATCCTCCTCGTCGAGGACAACCCCGTGAACCAGAAGGTCGCCCTCGGCTACCTCGCCCGCCTCGGCTACCAGCCCGATGCCGTCTCGAACGGACGCGAGGCCGTCGAGGCCGTCACCTCCCGCCCCTTTGACCTCGTCTTCATGGATCTGCAGATGCCCGTGATGGACGGTCTCGAGGCCACGCGCGCCATGCGCGCCGCCCTGCCGCCGGACCGCCTGCCCCTGATCGTGGCCCTCACCGCCAACGCCATGCCCGGCGACCGCGAGACCTGCCTCGCCGCCGGCATGAACGACTACCTTTCCAAGCCGGTGAAGATCGAGGAACTCCAGACCATGATCCAGCGCCACTTCGGCCACCGCACCGGCTGA
- a CDS encoding sulfatase-like hydrolase/transferase — translation MNRPNILWIVTTQWRAQATGYAGDANALTPWLDGLASEAVNYTQAVTPHPLGPQARAALLTGRLGPENGVRGYWDALPPDARTVAHALNDRGYATAFFGKWHLAERDRSAALVGEAHARMIVPPERRGGFGLWEGFESGFLLNDPWLHGTRLPQPQHFKGYQADILVQRVAEWLRTPHTQPTFGVVSLEAPHPPYHAVAPHVREMAPAEIRLRGNVPAGGPIERQAREELAGYYAHIEATDRAIGKLIAEVDLAETIVVFTSVHGDMHGSHGLFRKAWPFEESVRVPLLIRGQRPENRGRIDPSPVSIADLPHMAVAWAEGREWHCRRDSALISMPSATEIPLQCPVAWRGFRSAKHKLVLNEDGAPWLYFDLERDPLELKNLAEDPARAGEIAELVKLM, via the coding sequence ATGAACCGCCCGAATATCCTCTGGATTGTCACGACCCAATGGCGGGCGCAGGCCACCGGTTACGCCGGTGACGCCAATGCGCTGACGCCGTGGCTGGACGGGCTGGCGAGCGAGGCGGTCAATTACACGCAGGCGGTGACGCCGCACCCGCTCGGGCCGCAGGCGCGGGCGGCGCTGCTGACGGGTCGGCTTGGCCCGGAGAACGGCGTGCGGGGGTATTGGGATGCGCTGCCGCCCGACGCGCGCACGGTCGCGCACGCGTTGAACGACCGGGGTTATGCGACGGCCTTTTTCGGGAAGTGGCACCTGGCGGAGCGCGACCGGTCGGCGGCGCTCGTGGGCGAGGCGCACGCGCGAATGATCGTGCCGCCGGAGCGGCGCGGGGGCTTTGGGCTGTGGGAAGGATTTGAAAGCGGCTTTTTGCTCAATGATCCGTGGCTGCACGGGACGCGGTTGCCGCAGCCGCAGCATTTCAAGGGGTATCAGGCGGACATCCTGGTCCAGCGGGTGGCGGAGTGGCTGAGGACCCCGCATACCCAGCCGACCTTCGGCGTGGTGAGCCTGGAGGCACCGCATCCGCCGTATCATGCGGTGGCCCCGCATGTGCGGGAGATGGCGCCGGCGGAGATCCGGCTGCGGGGGAACGTGCCGGCCGGCGGACCCATTGAGCGCCAGGCGCGCGAGGAACTGGCGGGTTATTACGCGCACATCGAGGCGACCGACCGGGCGATCGGGAAGCTCATCGCCGAGGTGGACCTGGCGGAGACGATCGTGGTGTTCACCTCGGTGCATGGCGACATGCACGGGAGCCACGGGCTTTTTCGGAAGGCGTGGCCATTTGAGGAGTCGGTGCGGGTGCCGCTGCTGATCAGAGGCCAGAGGCCGGAGAACCGGGGACGGATTGATCCGAGCCCGGTGAGTATTGCCGACCTGCCGCACATGGCGGTGGCGTGGGCGGAAGGGCGCGAGTGGCATTGCCGGCGGGACAGCGCGCTGATCTCGATGCCGAGCGCGACAGAGATTCCGCTGCAGTGTCCGGTGGCGTGGCGGGGGTTCCGCTCGGCGAAGCACAAGCTGGTGCTCAACGAGGATGGCGCACCCTGGCTCTATTTCGACCTCGAGCGTGATCCGCTGGAGTTGAAGAACCTGGCGGAGGATCCGGCGCGGGCGGGGGAGATCGCGGAGCTGGTGAAGCTGATGTAG
- a CDS encoding 3-keto-disaccharide hydrolase yields MKTPVAPVAVLLLALAVRLSAAPDAAWLGHDRERPLPPVVNPGTFSTPDQPGVPPSDAVVLFDGKGISAWAAMDGSPTQWVVKDGALECVPGSGYIRTLQAFGDCQLHIEWAAPAEVKGDSQGRGNSGVFFGLGRYEIQVLDSHENKTYADGSAGSIYNQYPALVNATRPPGQWQAYDIIWTAPRFDAEGKLLSPARMTAFLNGVLVQHNAELTGPTTWIGRPPYQAHPERLPIAMQDHGNPVRYRNVWVRELGQHRHPEFVLPEALLETYVGDYGRPGQWNTGKVRRLPDGQLGFTFAGADLVLFAASPTHFYAKTTDVQVKFDFTGEKKKMLVTVGEDFSRAMVLERGTP; encoded by the coding sequence ATGAAGACCCCCGTTGCTCCTGTTGCTGTCCTGCTCCTGGCCTTAGCTGTCCGCCTGTCCGCCGCGCCTGACGCGGCCTGGCTGGGCCATGACCGGGAGCGCCCGCTGCCTCCCGTGGTCAACCCGGGCACCTTCAGCACGCCGGACCAGCCCGGCGTGCCACCTTCCGATGCGGTCGTGCTGTTCGACGGGAAGGGGATTTCCGCGTGGGCGGCCATGGACGGCAGCCCGACCCAATGGGTGGTGAAGGACGGGGCGCTGGAGTGCGTGCCCGGCAGCGGGTACATCCGCACGCTGCAGGCCTTCGGCGACTGCCAGCTGCACATCGAATGGGCCGCGCCCGCCGAGGTGAAGGGCGACAGCCAAGGCCGCGGCAACAGCGGCGTGTTCTTCGGCCTGGGCCGCTATGAGATCCAGGTGCTGGATTCGCATGAGAACAAGACCTATGCCGACGGCTCGGCCGGCTCGATCTACAACCAATATCCGGCGCTGGTGAACGCCACGCGCCCGCCCGGCCAGTGGCAGGCCTACGACATCATCTGGACGGCCCCGCGCTTCGACGCCGAGGGCAAGCTGCTCAGCCCCGCGCGCATGACCGCCTTCCTCAACGGCGTGCTGGTGCAGCACAACGCCGAGCTCACCGGCCCCACCACCTGGATCGGCCGTCCGCCCTACCAGGCCCACCCCGAGCGCCTGCCGATCGCCATGCAGGACCACGGCAATCCGGTCCGCTACCGCAACGTGTGGGTGCGGGAACTGGGCCAGCACCGCCATCCGGAGTTCGTGCTGCCCGAGGCGCTGCTCGAGACCTACGTGGGCGACTACGGCCGGCCGGGTCAGTGGAACACGGGGAAGGTCCGCCGCCTGCCCGACGGCCAGCTCGGCTTCACCTTTGCCGGCGCCGACCTGGTGCTGTTCGCCGCCTCCCCCACGCATTTCTACGCCAAGACGACCGACGTGCAGGTGAAGTTCGACTTCACCGGCGAGAAGAAGAAGATGCTGGTCACCGTCGGTGAGGATTTCTCCCGCGCGATGGTGCTGGAGCGCGGCACCCCGTGA
- a CDS encoding sodium:calcium symporter yields the protein MHLLPDLLESLALNDPPAYLAVFLGVSLLMLWRIEAMLDQGLEGTALGTLLLPYCSGLGNLIFVGLMVGKFGGGREVLTNSLVNNVTNLTLLLGLPALFWGLTIMPKAAGKVATDRKKGGGGGEAQLNRLSLLLTLAAVLFFTGAAWLLGRDGRLDRTDGIALIGLFLFWQCVQVFDVLKHNVRQRVSFGWKFYLNAAVVLVCAYFLYESIDWLVAWLSAQRHGFLSRDNLGWLTGWLMVLPNAILALYWGWRRRADVVYSSQVGDGHICIPLCLGLFALSGPLPVPPFALNSLLLLAGVAVVQAGFLLIAGGLPRWAGGVMCLAYGGFVYAGLVG from the coding sequence GTGCATCTGTTACCCGACCTGCTCGAGTCCCTCGCTCTGAACGATCCGCCGGCCTACCTGGCGGTCTTTCTCGGCGTGTCGCTGCTCATGCTCTGGCGAATCGAGGCGATGCTCGACCAGGGGCTGGAGGGCACGGCGCTGGGGACGCTGCTGCTGCCGTACTGCTCAGGGTTGGGCAACCTGATCTTCGTCGGCCTGATGGTCGGCAAATTCGGCGGCGGTCGCGAAGTGCTGACCAACAGCCTGGTGAACAATGTCACGAATCTCACGCTCTTGCTCGGCCTGCCCGCGCTGTTCTGGGGGCTGACGATCATGCCCAAGGCGGCGGGGAAAGTGGCGACGGACCGCAAGAAGGGCGGCGGGGGCGGGGAGGCGCAACTCAACCGGCTGTCCCTGCTGCTCACGCTCGCCGCCGTGCTGTTCTTCACCGGCGCGGCCTGGCTGCTCGGCCGGGACGGCCGGCTCGACCGCACCGATGGGATCGCGCTGATCGGCCTGTTTCTTTTCTGGCAGTGCGTGCAGGTGTTCGACGTGCTGAAGCACAACGTGCGGCAGCGGGTGAGCTTCGGGTGGAAATTCTACCTCAATGCCGCCGTGGTGCTGGTCTGCGCGTATTTTCTCTACGAGTCGATCGACTGGCTGGTGGCCTGGCTCTCGGCGCAGCGGCACGGTTTCCTGAGCCGCGACAACCTGGGCTGGCTGACCGGCTGGCTGATGGTGCTGCCCAACGCCATCCTCGCGCTCTACTGGGGCTGGCGGCGGCGGGCCGACGTGGTCTACAGCTCGCAGGTCGGCGACGGGCATATCTGCATCCCGCTTTGCCTGGGGCTGTTTGCGCTTTCGGGCCCGTTGCCGGTGCCGCCCTTCGCGCTGAACTCGCTGCTGCTGCTCGCCGGCGTGGCGGTCGTGCAGGCGGGCTTCCTGCTCATCGCGGGCGGCCTCCCGCGCTGGGCGGGCGGGGTGATGTGCCTCGCGTACGGCGGGTTCGTGTACGCGGGACTGGTCGGCTGA
- the def gene encoding peptide deformylase has translation MVLPIVHFNSPVLRKKGAPVTAFDAALARLAGDMIDTMHEAQGIGLAAQQIGHPLQLCVLDLRETEADFTWEYDGARPPLELFMPLVVVNPDVKIVPEPTTSYEEGCLSFPEIRGDVVRPDEITVKFQDLAGVPHTLRCNGLLARCVLHEHDHLQGILFIDRMAKDVLTVIDPELKALKKLTREAAKK, from the coding sequence ATGGTTCTCCCGATTGTTCACTTCAACAGCCCCGTCCTGCGCAAAAAAGGTGCGCCGGTGACGGCCTTTGATGCCGCCCTGGCCCGCCTGGCCGGCGACATGATCGATACCATGCACGAGGCCCAGGGCATCGGCCTGGCCGCCCAACAGATCGGCCATCCCCTCCAGCTCTGCGTGCTGGACCTGCGGGAAACCGAGGCGGACTTCACCTGGGAATACGACGGCGCCCGCCCGCCCCTCGAGCTCTTCATGCCCCTCGTGGTGGTCAACCCCGATGTGAAGATAGTGCCGGAACCAACCACCTCCTATGAGGAAGGCTGCCTGTCCTTTCCCGAGATCCGGGGCGACGTGGTCCGCCCCGACGAGATCACGGTGAAATTCCAGGACCTGGCCGGGGTGCCCCACACCCTGCGTTGCAACGGCCTGCTCGCCCGCTGCGTGCTCCACGAACACGATCATCTCCAAGGCATCCTCTTCATCGATCGCATGGCCAAGGACGTCCTCACCGTGATCGACCCCGAGCTCAAGGCCCTCAAGAAACTGACCCGCGAGGCGGCCAAGAAGTGA